From the genome of Hydrogenophaga sp. PBL-H3, one region includes:
- a CDS encoding RES family NAD+ phosphorylase, which produces MTPLPRALIDAYSEASAAVLRGPLGSVLGAQALADVALSSRQASPDAPGLQFWRLVNARHVDTWDSGEGAFRVSGRWNKAGTRLLYGSLDPATAILEVAVHSGFSALDAVPHMLVCARIVHPALVKVLLPHSFPNPAWLRPGSYSPNQVAFVQQAMESHPMLVVPSAVSPHSWNLLIDVDRTKGEIERVSVEVFSLDTRLVVAP; this is translated from the coding sequence TTGACCCCGCTTCCCAGGGCGCTGATCGACGCCTACTCGGAGGCATCGGCCGCCGTTCTACGTGGGCCGCTGGGGTCGGTGCTGGGAGCCCAGGCGCTGGCAGATGTCGCTCTCAGCTCGCGTCAGGCATCACCTGACGCGCCGGGGCTGCAGTTCTGGCGTCTGGTGAACGCACGCCACGTGGACACATGGGACTCAGGGGAAGGGGCGTTTCGTGTGAGCGGGCGCTGGAACAAGGCTGGCACGCGTTTGCTCTACGGAAGTCTGGATCCGGCCACGGCCATTCTGGAAGTTGCCGTGCACAGCGGGTTCTCCGCCTTGGATGCTGTTCCGCACATGCTGGTCTGCGCTCGAATCGTTCACCCTGCCCTGGTCAAGGTGCTGCTGCCTCACTCGTTCCCCAATCCTGCATGGCTGCGCCCTGGTTCATACAGCCCCAACCAGGTTGCCTTTGTTCAGCAGGCGATGGAGTCTCACCCCATGCTGGTGGTGCCGAGCGCGGTGAGTCCCCATTCCTGGAACCTGCTGATCGATGTGGACCGCACCAAGGGCGAGATTGAGCGGGTGTCGGTGGAGGTGTTCTCGCTGGACACCCGGCTGGTGGTTGCTCCGTAA
- the parS gene encoding type II RES/Xre toxin-antitoxin system antitoxin: MSTSTPKGRETTARTAKATQVKIGPTDYDIGVYKTGGERVRTSAGKALPPTSLRGVLLDMKDAGVVYVQGSRKTPIHMNVKPNRPTVGDTLQVGGKTITVVKSFEARTSNAELSVGDAGPLELHHKVLEGIATKSLLDMLERFDAIPKQELLTALGVSERTLQRHRDGRLGSDVASVALDLAAITEQAQSVLGSMAEAQRWLTTGAVALKGQRPLDLLSTRQGADLVRDLLVRMEYGVYA; this comes from the coding sequence ATGTCCACCTCCACCCCAAAAGGGCGCGAAACAACCGCACGCACTGCCAAGGCCACCCAGGTAAAAATCGGCCCCACTGACTACGACATTGGTGTTTACAAAACAGGAGGCGAGCGCGTTCGCACCTCGGCTGGGAAAGCTCTGCCGCCTACGTCGCTCCGGGGCGTGCTGCTCGACATGAAGGATGCTGGGGTGGTGTACGTCCAAGGGTCGCGCAAGACGCCTATCCACATGAACGTGAAGCCAAATCGCCCGACGGTAGGCGACACGCTGCAGGTAGGAGGCAAAACAATCACAGTGGTGAAGAGTTTTGAAGCTCGCACTTCCAATGCCGAATTGTCTGTAGGGGACGCTGGCCCGCTTGAGCTCCACCACAAAGTGCTCGAGGGGATCGCCACAAAGTCTCTGCTGGACATGCTGGAGCGCTTCGATGCTATTCCGAAGCAGGAGTTGCTCACCGCGCTTGGGGTGAGCGAGCGGACGTTACAGCGCCATCGCGATGGGCGCCTGGGCAGTGACGTGGCCAGCGTGGCGTTGGATCTGGCTGCCATCACCGAGCAGGCCCAGAGCGTGCTGGGCTCGATGGCCGAGGCGCAGCGCTGGCTCACCACCGGCGCCGTCGCACTCAAGGGCCAGCGCCCCCTCGATCTGCTCTCCACCCGCCAAGGCGCGGACCTGGTGCGCGATCTGCTCGTTCGCATGGAGTACGGGGTCTACGCTTGA